A genomic stretch from Shewanella sediminis HAW-EB3 includes:
- the mreC gene encoding rod shape-determining protein MreC, giving the protein MKPIFARGISNQFRLTLAIILSVILIVANNRLDPVRKSVSSVLSPLQYVANVPGALLDWSAESLATRNMLTKQNKELLRQQLLMSERLQRFEHLRQENDRLRALLGSPVHMDSKKVVAEVMEVASDPYHQYVVLNHGAMSGVFVGQPVVDAQGVVGQVVQVNELTSRVLLISDATHGIPVRVTRNDVRLVVKGTGVLDELELSYVSKSTDIRVGDLLVSSGLGNRFPEGYPVARVMSVVKDDGQSYANVIAQPLAALDRIRYLLLIWPDEQDESLSKDELLNIENTSESTKQTAEVSQ; this is encoded by the coding sequence ATGAAGCCCATTTTTGCACGTGGTATTTCAAACCAATTCAGGCTGACACTAGCAATTATTTTGTCGGTGATCCTCATCGTGGCTAACAACCGACTCGACCCCGTTCGTAAATCTGTCTCATCTGTTCTAAGTCCTCTTCAATACGTTGCTAATGTTCCCGGTGCACTCTTAGACTGGTCGGCCGAGAGTCTCGCGACTCGAAATATGCTGACAAAGCAGAACAAGGAGCTATTGAGGCAGCAACTTCTGATGAGCGAGCGACTACAGCGCTTCGAACACCTCAGGCAGGAAAATGACCGGTTACGTGCACTACTGGGCTCTCCCGTGCATATGGACTCGAAGAAGGTCGTTGCCGAGGTGATGGAAGTTGCCAGCGATCCCTATCATCAATATGTGGTACTAAATCATGGTGCCATGAGCGGCGTGTTTGTCGGCCAGCCTGTGGTCGATGCCCAAGGCGTAGTAGGGCAGGTGGTGCAGGTCAATGAGCTAACCAGCAGGGTACTTCTGATCTCCGATGCAACCCATGGTATCCCGGTAAGAGTCACGCGTAACGACGTGCGTCTGGTCGTTAAAGGCACGGGAGTGCTCGATGAACTCGAGCTCAGTTATGTGTCTAAGAGTACAGATATCAGGGTCGGCGATCTCTTGGTCTCCTCGGGTTTGGGAAACCGTTTTCCCGAAGGTTATCCCGTTGCCCGTGTGATGAGCGTGGTCAAAGATGACGGGCAAAGCTATGCCAATGTGATCGCCCAGCCGTTAGCCGCGCTCGATAGAATTCGTTACCTTTTGCTGATCTGGCCCGATGAGCAGGATGAAAGTTTGAGTAAAGATGAGCTTTTGAACATTGAAAATACCTCAGAATCTACAAAGCAAACCGCTGAGGTGAGCCAATGA
- the mreD gene encoding rod shape-determining protein MreD, producing the protein MSMHIANGRWVVWLSFLVAMLFQIMPLPDLVEPWRPDWLLLVIIYWAMALPHRYNILSAWVLGVLLDIMLGAHLGIRALSISLVVYVVVLHFQRLRNFPMWQQALMISSLICLYHLVIFWVQFVVDTATFDVRLFLPAISSLIIWPWVFWILRRVRRLYKVR; encoded by the coding sequence ATGAGTATGCATATTGCTAATGGACGCTGGGTGGTATGGTTGAGTTTCCTGGTCGCCATGTTATTTCAGATAATGCCTCTGCCGGATCTTGTCGAGCCGTGGCGCCCGGACTGGTTACTGCTGGTTATCATCTATTGGGCCATGGCGTTGCCCCACCGATATAATATTTTATCGGCCTGGGTCTTAGGCGTGCTGCTCGACATCATGCTTGGGGCACATCTGGGTATTCGAGCGTTATCGATCTCTCTGGTCGTCTATGTGGTGGTGCTGCATTTTCAGCGGTTACGTAACTTCCCCATGTGGCAGCAGGCACTGATGATCTCCAGTTTGATATGCTTATATCACCTGGTCATCTTCTGGGTTCAATTTGTCGTTGATACGGCCACATTTGATGTGCGCCTATTTTTACCCGCCATCTCCAGCCTCATTATCTGGCCTTGGGTATTTTGGATCTTACGTCGTGTCAGGCGTTTATATAAGGTGAGATAA
- a CDS encoding Maf family protein: MNGSARLVLASASPRRKELLTQLGFSKAGFSFDTLSADIDETHQTGESPQVFVSRLAVEKAEAGLALCDNLTTPVVLGSDTIVVLGEQILGKPVDEADALKMLTDLSGHIHSVMTAVALTDGKKTLTRLVETKVQFCDLNEQDILAYITTGEPMDKAGAYGIQALGGSFVERIEGSYSAVVGLPLVETRELLKEMKII, encoded by the coding sequence ATGAATGGTTCAGCTCGATTAGTATTGGCATCAGCCTCTCCGCGCCGCAAAGAGTTGCTGACGCAGCTTGGTTTTTCAAAGGCCGGATTTAGCTTTGATACCCTGTCTGCAGATATCGATGAAACTCATCAGACGGGTGAATCGCCACAAGTGTTTGTTTCTCGCCTTGCGGTAGAGAAAGCCGAGGCTGGATTAGCCCTGTGTGATAACCTGACAACTCCCGTGGTATTAGGTTCTGATACTATAGTTGTATTAGGTGAACAGATACTGGGTAAGCCGGTCGATGAAGCCGATGCGCTGAAGATGTTAACCGATCTGTCGGGACATATTCACAGCGTGATGACGGCGGTGGCTCTGACCGATGGCAAGAAGACACTGACGCGTCTGGTTGAGACCAAAGTACAGTTTTGTGATCTCAATGAGCAAGATATCCTGGCCTATATCACCACCGGTGAGCCTATGGATAAGGCGGGAGCCTACGGGATCCAGGCATTAGGCGGAAGCTTTGTTGAGCGTATCGAGGGCAGTTATTCTGCCGTAGTGGGCTTGCCTCTGGTAGAGACCCGTGAACTGCTCAAAGAGATGAAAATTATTTAG
- the rng gene encoding ribonuclease G: MNMSRIVRNRVQKKIGSELLINVTPTEARVALVEHGVLQEIHIERRMKRGLVGNIYKGKVSRVLPGMQAAFVDIGLDKAAFLHASDIVPHTECVADVEKGNFIVRDINELVRQGQDIMVQVVKDPLGTKGARLTTDITLPSRYLVFMPGSSHVGVSQRIESEEVRSRLKGLTEPFVDEDGGFIIRTAAESAGEQELVQDAAFLRRVWGRVSERRKLKGVSLLYQDLALPVRIVRDFVGTELDQIQVDSSQTFEELQAFSEEFMPEIAEKIEHYNGPVPIFDLYDVENEVQRALGRKVELKSGGYLIIDQTEAMTTVDINTGAFVGHRNLEETIFNTNLEATQAIARQLRLRNLGGIIIIDFIDMLRSEHQKRVLASLELALSADRVKTNISGFSGLGLVEMTRKRTRESIEHVLCGECPACYGTGSLKTVETVSYEIFREIIRLDRSYDADEFLVYCAPGVFNSLTGEEGHLVAELGVYIGKRVRFQNEPMYAQNKFDVVIM, from the coding sequence ATGAATATGAGTCGCATCGTCAGAAACAGAGTACAGAAAAAAATTGGTTCTGAACTATTGATCAATGTGACGCCGACTGAAGCTCGTGTCGCTTTGGTTGAACATGGCGTTCTGCAGGAAATCCACATTGAAAGGCGGATGAAACGTGGCTTAGTCGGCAATATCTATAAGGGAAAGGTTAGCCGGGTACTGCCGGGTATGCAGGCGGCGTTTGTCGATATTGGCCTGGATAAGGCGGCATTTTTGCATGCCTCAGACATAGTTCCTCATACTGAATGTGTTGCCGATGTAGAGAAAGGCAACTTCATCGTTCGTGATATCAATGAGTTAGTGCGTCAAGGGCAGGATATCATGGTTCAGGTGGTGAAAGACCCTCTGGGAACCAAAGGCGCCCGACTGACAACCGATATAACGCTTCCATCTCGCTACCTGGTCTTTATGCCCGGTTCAAGCCATGTTGGTGTGTCTCAGAGAATCGAATCTGAAGAGGTGCGCTCTCGTCTTAAGGGATTGACAGAACCCTTTGTCGATGAAGATGGTGGATTTATTATTCGTACCGCCGCGGAGAGCGCCGGCGAGCAGGAGTTGGTCCAGGATGCCGCTTTTTTACGTCGTGTTTGGGGAAGGGTGAGTGAGCGTCGTAAACTCAAAGGTGTGTCGCTGCTTTACCAAGACCTGGCACTACCTGTTCGTATCGTGCGTGATTTTGTCGGTACAGAATTAGATCAGATCCAAGTTGATTCGAGTCAGACATTCGAAGAGTTACAGGCATTTTCTGAAGAATTTATGCCTGAGATTGCCGAGAAGATAGAACATTACAACGGCCCGGTTCCCATCTTTGACCTGTATGATGTTGAAAATGAAGTCCAGCGCGCCCTTGGCAGAAAAGTCGAGCTGAAATCCGGTGGTTATTTGATTATCGATCAAACCGAAGCTATGACCACTGTAGATATCAATACCGGTGCTTTCGTGGGTCACAGAAATCTCGAAGAGACTATCTTCAATACCAACCTCGAAGCGACACAGGCTATCGCGCGTCAACTCAGGTTGCGTAATCTGGGTGGCATTATCATTATCGACTTCATCGATATGTTGAGATCTGAGCACCAGAAGCGTGTCCTTGCCAGTTTGGAACTTGCCTTGTCCGCCGACAGGGTTAAGACCAATATTAGTGGTTTCTCAGGTCTTGGCTTAGTGGAGATGACGCGTAAACGAACTCGAGAGAGTATAGAGCACGTGCTATGTGGAGAGTGCCCTGCCTGTTATGGCACCGGCAGTTTGAAAACCGTTGAAACAGTCTCTTATGAAATATTCAGAGAGATCATTCGATTAGATCGTAGCTACGATGCCGACGAATTCTTAGTCTATTGTGCTCCCGGCGTCTTTAACAGCCTGACGGGGGAAGAGGGACATTTGGTTGCTGAGTTGGGTGTGTATATAGGAAAACGTGTTCGTTTTCAAAATGAACCTATGTATGCACAAAATAAATTTGATGTGGTAATAATGTAG
- a CDS encoding YhdP family protein — translation MPRQFCPFKFSRFCWQILAIILVLFALAVSLFRGLLPQLAEVRQELVKYVEEQYQVQVNVGELNAEWQAFGPALTVKNLVLPPQERLPFTLIIRDVHVKLDFWESLMTTSPQIENVIFEGVQVGLDLDKLNQAGPSTVSAETDTDWLYRLLLEQLEHFSITEASLQLLSKSHDFRPIYVKDLRWQNRNNKHQGQGKLYLDEKASEVEQLSLSLEIDGNGFRPDTLKGQVYLAASSLDLGEWASRQANPYDEKSKLPLEGVVNLQAWLSLGNRSIESGLIQFEPSWLEWQLNEEVQHFEIKGGQFEWLPIDKGWQLSSRSLEFETNDRPWSELNFVAQQRGEQLSAYLNRLDTSTLLPLLPLAPKVDLLALKTWQSINPQGYLDNIKFSLNGDLGPQVSLDINQLQWRNFESIPGSKALDLQVAWYDDSLYFNAPEQAYTLDFSTAFKAPIVLNGAAFDARFNTQYSELTLPRLQFSNKDIGIDASVKMGFAGDTHLALLADVKINDVVDVGNYFPLHGMDAGLVDYLEAGLVAGNTQDARVVWHGPLNQYPYKDHSGIFQAAFTLSDAEFKFQPDWPAVTSLELSALFENARMDLTIDSGDLLDVVVDGARISIPELGARSLLEIDAELATQGVAATEVIQASPLAESVGSTLAVVQVQGDVTATLDLSIPLYDGEEEQIRGLVNLDNTPIYITEPGVQLDGVTGQVSFVNEVVKGKDISALLYQQPVSLTFDTEQVRDNYGLNLDLKGVWQLDELPAELDNPLMDFYSGEVNWNGAMTLIFDQTGYRIQAQVNSDLLGTELTLPPPFSKATDEKRRLSAELIGDNKQSSLGIKLGNQMEFWGGFDLESGDQLSHFDLLLGRLFKPGDQLKRDQGHLQLDIAQTEFSPWLPIITSFTSAATSEINLAPIVPEPQSVPETEAVSAPELNPGEKASVQQEQTRGFFPPLISIDADIGDLNLMGQTLSELTMTAAPFEELWRFEAQSKEFDGRIDFYPDWSTQGLKMVAKKFHIAPAVKEEAKADFKSGTVLNNLPPLALDVDDFRLYGKPLGHLVLQGTPKEGHYQIQTLSLTTPEVKLSGKGAWKNSEGENVTEFDVKLDATKFDALSSILDMDPGLKDAPVEIDANISWQGAPYAFSLESLNGKINFELGKGHLSEVSDKGARIFSLFSLDSLLRKLSLDFSDVFGKGLYFNSFTGTLEIDNGVIKTRDTEMDAVAGNMKVRGYTDLVTESLNYDIRFVPQLASSVPTVVLLTTGGWTLGIGAFALTKVLEPVIEVITELRFRLTGTMSEPKLEELERKSKEIEIPESALPRTKEGQPDNKQPAKKGAETQGVEKQEEKSQGADSRESSAPAKINESGVEILAPKVIEMPDFRETNSYPPASNEDKISPPKEAIDADQPVTVPKQSRYSPKPAVYRVAA, via the coding sequence GTGCCTCGTCAATTCTGTCCCTTTAAGTTTAGCCGTTTCTGCTGGCAAATATTAGCGATTATATTGGTGCTGTTTGCCTTGGCTGTGAGTCTCTTTCGGGGGCTCTTGCCTCAGCTCGCAGAGGTAAGGCAAGAGCTGGTCAAATATGTCGAAGAGCAGTATCAGGTTCAGGTTAACGTAGGAGAGCTCAACGCCGAGTGGCAGGCCTTTGGCCCCGCCTTAACGGTAAAAAACTTAGTACTCCCCCCTCAGGAACGCTTGCCTTTTACCCTGATAATTCGTGATGTCCATGTCAAGCTCGATTTCTGGGAGAGCTTGATGACGACCAGCCCCCAGATTGAAAATGTTATTTTCGAAGGGGTCCAGGTTGGGCTCGATCTCGATAAACTCAATCAGGCTGGCCCCTCAACAGTATCTGCAGAAACCGATACCGACTGGCTATATCGTCTACTACTAGAGCAGTTAGAACACTTCTCGATAACGGAGGCCAGCTTACAGTTACTCAGCAAGAGTCATGATTTCAGACCTATCTATGTCAAAGACTTGAGATGGCAAAACAGGAACAACAAACATCAGGGCCAGGGAAAACTCTACCTCGATGAAAAAGCCTCTGAGGTCGAGCAGCTCTCTCTGTCGCTGGAGATTGATGGTAATGGTTTCAGGCCCGATACCCTTAAAGGGCAAGTTTATCTCGCGGCCAGCTCTTTGGATCTGGGCGAGTGGGCCTCCAGACAGGCGAATCCATATGATGAGAAAAGCAAACTGCCTCTTGAAGGTGTAGTGAATCTGCAGGCCTGGTTGAGCCTGGGGAATCGGTCGATCGAATCCGGACTCATCCAGTTTGAGCCTAGCTGGCTCGAGTGGCAGTTAAATGAAGAAGTGCAACATTTTGAAATCAAAGGTGGGCAGTTCGAGTGGCTACCGATTGATAAGGGTTGGCAGTTAAGTAGCAGATCGCTTGAATTTGAAACCAATGATCGACCATGGTCTGAGCTCAACTTTGTTGCACAGCAACGAGGCGAGCAGCTATCGGCCTATCTGAATCGATTAGACACCAGTACCCTGTTACCCCTGCTACCCTTAGCGCCAAAGGTCGATCTGCTTGCTCTGAAAACCTGGCAGTCGATAAACCCCCAAGGTTATCTGGATAATATCAAATTCTCTCTTAATGGAGATCTGGGCCCGCAAGTTTCGCTGGATATTAATCAGTTGCAATGGCGAAACTTTGAGAGTATCCCGGGCAGTAAAGCATTAGACTTGCAGGTCGCCTGGTATGATGATTCACTCTATTTCAATGCCCCGGAGCAAGCCTACACCTTAGATTTTAGTACGGCTTTCAAGGCGCCTATCGTGCTAAATGGCGCCGCTTTCGATGCCCGGTTTAATACCCAATATAGTGAATTAACGCTTCCTCGCCTTCAATTTAGCAATAAAGATATCGGCATAGACGCTTCCGTGAAAATGGGGTTTGCAGGTGACACTCATCTTGCGCTACTTGCAGATGTGAAGATCAATGATGTCGTCGATGTGGGTAATTACTTTCCGCTACATGGTATGGATGCCGGGTTAGTCGACTATCTTGAGGCCGGGCTCGTTGCGGGTAATACCCAAGATGCTAGAGTGGTATGGCATGGTCCATTAAATCAATACCCATACAAGGATCATTCCGGGATCTTTCAGGCGGCTTTCACCCTGAGTGATGCTGAGTTCAAGTTTCAGCCCGATTGGCCCGCGGTAACCTCTCTTGAGCTATCCGCTCTGTTTGAGAACGCTCGAATGGATCTCACTATCGATAGCGGTGATCTCTTAGATGTCGTCGTCGATGGGGCTCGTATCAGTATTCCTGAATTGGGCGCGCGCTCCCTGCTGGAGATTGATGCCGAGCTGGCAACCCAAGGTGTTGCAGCGACAGAGGTGATTCAAGCCTCACCACTGGCCGAGTCTGTCGGTTCCACGTTGGCGGTGGTTCAGGTGCAGGGTGACGTTACCGCCACTTTGGATCTTTCAATTCCTCTTTATGATGGTGAAGAGGAGCAGATCCGTGGCTTAGTGAATCTCGATAACACACCTATATATATCACCGAACCTGGGGTGCAGCTCGATGGCGTGACGGGGCAGGTGAGCTTCGTTAACGAGGTGGTGAAGGGTAAAGATATCTCCGCTCTGTTATATCAACAACCAGTTTCATTGACTTTCGATACCGAGCAGGTACGAGACAATTATGGATTGAATCTGGATCTTAAGGGAGTTTGGCAGCTCGACGAGCTTCCGGCCGAGCTCGATAATCCCTTGATGGATTTCTATTCCGGTGAGGTAAACTGGAATGGTGCCATGACACTTATTTTCGATCAGACGGGCTACCGCATTCAGGCTCAGGTCAATAGCGATCTGCTTGGTACCGAGTTAACGCTTCCTCCACCATTTTCTAAAGCCACAGATGAGAAGCGAAGGCTATCTGCCGAGCTCATCGGTGACAATAAACAGTCCTCGCTGGGGATCAAGCTGGGCAATCAGATGGAGTTCTGGGGGGGATTCGATCTCGAGTCGGGTGATCAATTAAGCCACTTCGATCTTCTGCTGGGACGCCTGTTTAAACCGGGCGATCAACTGAAACGAGACCAGGGGCATCTGCAGTTAGATATTGCTCAAACAGAGTTTTCCCCTTGGTTACCCATTATTACTAGTTTCACCTCGGCAGCCACTTCTGAGATTAACCTTGCCCCGATTGTGCCCGAGCCTCAATCAGTGCCTGAAACTGAGGCAGTGTCTGCTCCTGAGTTAAATCCAGGCGAGAAGGCATCGGTGCAACAAGAACAAACCAGGGGCTTCTTTCCTCCCCTTATCAGCATCGATGCTGATATTGGCGATCTGAATCTGATGGGACAAACCCTCTCTGAATTGACCATGACGGCGGCCCCTTTTGAGGAGTTATGGCGCTTCGAGGCTCAGTCTAAAGAGTTTGATGGAAGGATAGATTTTTACCCGGATTGGTCGACTCAGGGTCTGAAGATGGTCGCCAAAAAGTTTCATATTGCACCAGCGGTAAAGGAGGAAGCTAAGGCTGATTTTAAGTCCGGTACAGTGCTGAATAATTTGCCGCCACTGGCATTAGATGTCGATGACTTTCGTCTATATGGAAAGCCTTTGGGCCACCTGGTACTACAGGGGACGCCCAAAGAGGGGCACTATCAGATACAAACTCTCTCTTTGACCACGCCCGAGGTGAAACTGAGCGGCAAGGGGGCATGGAAGAACAGCGAGGGCGAAAATGTCACCGAGTTTGACGTGAAGTTAGATGCGACAAAATTTGATGCATTATCCTCTATCCTCGATATGGATCCCGGCTTAAAAGATGCGCCGGTTGAAATAGATGCCAATATCTCCTGGCAGGGAGCCCCCTACGCGTTCTCTCTCGAGTCGCTCAATGGCAAGATAAACTTCGAGCTGGGGAAAGGGCACCTGTCTGAAGTCAGTGATAAAGGAGCCAGAATTTTCTCGCTATTCAGCTTAGATTCCCTGCTAAGAAAACTTTCACTCGATTTCTCCGATGTATTCGGCAAAGGCCTCTATTTTAATTCGTTTACCGGTACTCTGGAGATAGATAACGGTGTCATTAAAACCCGTGATACCGAGATGGATGCCGTTGCGGGAAATATGAAGGTCAGAGGTTACACTGACTTAGTTACCGAAAGCCTGAATTACGATATTCGCTTCGTACCTCAACTCGCCTCCAGTGTTCCTACGGTTGTACTGCTCACCACAGGCGGTTGGACGCTGGGGATCGGGGCTTTTGCCCTGACGAAAGTGCTCGAACCTGTCATCGAGGTGATCACCGAGCTAAGGTTCAGGCTGACGGGAACCATGTCAGAGCCTAAACTCGAAGAGTTAGAGCGCAAGAGTAAAGAGATCGAGATCCCCGAGTCTGCACTGCCTCGCACTAAAGAGGGTCAGCCTGATAATAAACAGCCTGCTAAAAAGGGGGCCGAGACTCAAGGGGTTGAGAAGCAAGAAGAGAAGAGTCAAGGAGCCGATTCTCGGGAGTCCTCTGCTCCTGCTAAAATTAACGAATCCGGAGTCGAAATTCTTGCACCAAAAGTGATTGAGATGCCAGACTTTAGGGAGACCAACTCTTATCCCCCAGCCAGCAATGAAGATAAGATCAGCCCACCGAAGGAAGCAATAGATGCAGATCAGCCTGTTACAGTGCCAAAGCAGTCGAGATATAGCCCAAAACCTGCAGTTTATCGAGTCGCAGCTTAG
- a CDS encoding carbon-nitrogen hydrolase family protein codes for MQISLLQCQSSRDIAQNLQFIESQLSLLPRVSGEEQLVVLPECCLLFGGHESQQGEYALNSCSEENPLKTAMSDLARKFDVYLVAGTIPVLADDKRVYSRTYLFDCAGKVLGEYDKLHLFDVDVSDGTKEYRESDTFCPGEKISVIDTPFGKLGLAICYDLRFPDLFRAMRLAGAEIIALPAAFTKVTGAAHWQPLIQARAIETQCFILAAAQWGQHNKGSRETWGQSMIVDPWGRIKAEKMTGCGWVQASLDKSELAQIRQQMPVEQHNRFSPPQLQQIK; via the coding sequence ATGCAGATCAGCCTGTTACAGTGCCAAAGCAGTCGAGATATAGCCCAAAACCTGCAGTTTATCGAGTCGCAGCTTAGTCTTCTGCCCAGAGTGTCGGGTGAGGAGCAACTGGTCGTGTTACCCGAGTGCTGCTTACTGTTTGGTGGCCATGAGAGTCAGCAAGGAGAGTATGCACTTAATTCTTGCTCAGAAGAGAACCCGCTAAAAACAGCGATGTCGGATCTGGCCAGAAAATTTGATGTCTACCTTGTCGCCGGTACTATCCCTGTGCTTGCAGACGATAAGCGGGTTTATAGCCGTACTTATCTGTTCGACTGTGCGGGTAAAGTCCTGGGTGAATACGATAAGCTGCATCTGTTCGATGTCGATGTTTCCGACGGCACCAAGGAGTATCGTGAGAGCGATACTTTCTGTCCCGGTGAGAAAATTAGTGTAATCGATACTCCCTTTGGTAAGTTAGGATTAGCAATATGTTACGATCTGCGCTTTCCGGATCTGTTTAGGGCGATGAGACTGGCCGGAGCCGAGATAATCGCCCTACCAGCCGCCTTTACTAAGGTGACTGGCGCCGCACATTGGCAGCCCTTGATTCAGGCCCGGGCGATAGAGACACAATGCTTTATTTTAGCCGCCGCTCAATGGGGGCAACATAACAAAGGCAGCCGGGAAACTTGGGGGCAGAGTATGATAGTCGATCCCTGGGGACGGATTAAGGCGGAAAAAATGACAGGTTGTGGCTGGGTTCAAGCGTCACTGGACAAGAGTGAACTTGCACAAATCAGACAACAGATGCCGGTAGAGCAGCATAACCGGTTTTCACCGCCACAATTACAACAAATTAAATAA
- the tldD gene encoding metalloprotease TldD, with translation MPFLTQVEASLLQDGQSLNDLQGYLNSIHQHNVDFSDLYFQGSRHESWVLEDGIVKEGSFHIERGVGVRAITGEKTGFAYADEITPAALKASAEAARSIAVAGKSETVQAWKQQEVKALYQSADPIAAMEEVKKIALLKEADAYIRSLDSRIIQVVISLSGVHEEILIAASDGTLAADIRPLVRFNCSVILEENDKRERGASGGGGRHGYEVLMDNDDTGLPACFSFAREAVRQASVNLHAIDAPAGQMPVVLGAGWPGVLLHEAVGHGLEADFNRKGSSAFSGLVGQQVASKLVTVVDDGSIPNRRGSLSIDDEGVATQKTVLIEDGILKGYMQDKLNARLMGELPTGNGRRESYAHLPMPRMTNTYMEAGESDPQDIIKSVKKGVYAPNFGGGQVDITSGKFVFSASEAYLIENGEVTQAIKGATLIGNGPEAMGQISMVGNDLALDQGVGVCGKDGQSVPVGVGQPSLKLDSLTVGGTA, from the coding sequence ATGCCATTTTTAACTCAAGTAGAAGCAAGCTTACTGCAAGATGGACAGTCACTGAATGATCTACAGGGCTACCTTAATTCCATTCATCAGCATAATGTCGATTTTTCCGATCTCTATTTTCAGGGAAGCCGCCATGAATCTTGGGTATTAGAAGATGGCATAGTAAAAGAGGGTAGTTTCCACATCGAACGTGGCGTCGGCGTGCGTGCCATTACCGGTGAAAAAACCGGGTTTGCCTATGCCGATGAGATAACCCCAGCGGCGCTCAAAGCCTCTGCCGAAGCGGCGCGTAGCATTGCCGTTGCAGGCAAGAGCGAAACGGTACAAGCCTGGAAGCAACAAGAGGTGAAAGCGCTCTACCAGAGTGCAGATCCGATTGCGGCGATGGAAGAGGTGAAAAAGATAGCGCTGCTGAAAGAGGCGGATGCTTATATACGTAGCCTCGATAGCCGTATCATTCAAGTGGTTATCAGCCTCTCAGGTGTCCATGAAGAGATATTGATTGCGGCGAGTGATGGCACGCTTGCCGCCGATATTCGCCCTCTTGTGCGATTCAACTGTAGTGTGATCTTAGAAGAAAATGATAAGCGTGAGCGTGGCGCCAGTGGTGGTGGTGGACGCCATGGTTATGAAGTCTTGATGGATAACGATGATACCGGCTTGCCTGCTTGTTTCTCTTTTGCCCGTGAAGCGGTCCGTCAGGCATCGGTAAATCTACATGCAATCGATGCCCCTGCCGGACAGATGCCGGTTGTTCTCGGTGCTGGATGGCCCGGAGTCTTGCTCCATGAGGCCGTGGGTCACGGACTGGAGGCTGACTTTAACCGTAAAGGGAGCAGTGCATTCAGTGGGCTCGTCGGTCAGCAGGTTGCCTCAAAATTAGTCACCGTCGTCGATGATGGCTCCATACCAAACCGTCGCGGCTCTCTGAGCATCGATGACGAAGGCGTTGCAACCCAAAAGACGGTCTTGATTGAAGATGGGATCTTAAAGGGCTATATGCAAGATAAGCTCAATGCACGCTTGATGGGTGAATTGCCCACAGGTAACGGACGCCGGGAATCCTATGCGCACCTGCCTATGCCAAGAATGACCAACACCTATATGGAAGCGGGAGAGAGTGATCCTCAAGACATTATTAAGTCGGTAAAGAAGGGGGTCTATGCGCCTAACTTCGGAGGAGGGCAGGTGGATATTACCTCGGGCAAGTTTGTCTTCTCTGCATCTGAAGCTTACCTGATTGAAAATGGTGAAGTGACTCAGGCGATTAAGGGAGCAACCCTGATAGGAAATGGACCAGAGGCTATGGGGCAGATCTCTATGGTGGGTAACGATCTGGCATTAGATCAAGGTGTCGGTGTCTGTGGTAAAGATGGTCAGAGCGTTCCGGTTGGTGTAGGTCAACCCTCATTGAAGCTCGATAGCCTGACGGTAGGTGGAACCGCTTAA